AGGTGATTGTAGCCACGCCCACGTTAGCCGCAGGCATAAACCTTCCAGCCCGTCGCGTCATAATACGCGAGGTGTATAGATTCGAGGGGGGAATGGGGAACGTGCCCATCCCCGTGCTGGAGATAAAGCAGATGTGCGGCCGGGCTGGCCGACCGCGCTATGACAGTTTCGGCGAAGCAGTTCTGTTGGCTAGGAGCGAGGAAGAGCGTTCCTTTCTGATGGAGAATTACCTACTGGCAGAGACGGAGGAAATATTCTCCAAGCTGGGAAGCGAGAGTGTGCTGCGGTCACACATATTGGCTTTGATAGCGACCTCCACCACCTGCTCCATGGAGTCTCTGATGGATTTCCTTAACTCCACCTTCCTGGCGCACCAATCTCCCATGCTAGGGATGGAGGAGGCAGTGGAGGATGTGATCTCCTTTCTCAGAAGAGAGCAATTGCTTAAACCGGATGAGCTCTCCGCCACTTTCTTTGGCCGCCGGGTTTCGGACCTCTACATAGATCCTATGTCTGCCGTTAGAATGCGCGATGCTCTACGCTCCTATGCCTCAGGCAAAGGGGATTTCGGGTTCCTACATGCCATATGCTCAACTCCTGACATGCTTCCCCTGTACTTGAAGCGCAGCGATATGGATTGGTTAGAGTCGAAAGTGGTTGAAAAAGGAAGGGAACTCTTACTACCTATACCAAATGACTTAGAGCTATACGATTTCTTCCTGGCTGAGGTCAAGACAGCCAGCCTTCTGGAAGATTGGATAGAGGAGGTAGAGGAGGAAGCCATCCTGACCAAGTACGGCATTGGGCCTGGAGATCTGCGCAACAAGGTAGAGCTAGGGGAGTGGCTTCTCTATTCGATGAGAGAGCTTTCTAACATTTTCAATAAGGATGCCTATGCACCGTTGACGGAACTCATGGCCCGTATGCGATATGGAGTGAGAAGGGAGCTGCTGGACCTGGTGAAGCTCAAAGGTGTAGGCAGGGCTAGATCCCGTTCGCTGTTCAGTCATGGCTTTCGCTGCCTGGAGGACTTGAGAGCCGTGGAAGTAGAGAGATTGTCTCGTGTTCCGAAGATTGGGGAGAGCTTGGCCAAAAGCATAAAGGAACAATTAGGAGAGAGTCGATATGCGAAAGCACCCCCCGTCAAGACAGAGAAAGAGCCAGAGAGCAAGCGAAAGGAGGCGGATAGCCCTCAACGCAGGCTCATGGATTTCTAGAAGTCGGTGATGGCTCGGGTGACCGCGAAGCCCCTCTCATTGCGGAAGAAGCTGAAATAATTGTTGGAATGATCCGTCTCTCTCATCTTGACGCAGCGGATGCGGCGCTGCACCTCGGTGTCGCTGACCTCCACCATCTTCAAGTGGATTATCCCGTCAACCAGGAAATCGATGTCGTGAAGGCCATAGCTGGTGTAGGCTCCTACCGGCATCTCGCTTATCAGGAAAGAAGTCACATCCATAGAGCGAATCCATTCCAGCAGCCGATAGAGCTCCTCCCTGGGCCTGCTGCTGGCGGAGATCATCTCCAAGGCTCCGAGGGAATCCACGGCGAGAAGTTCATAGTTCAAGCGCTTCTTGGTCTCATTCACCGCGAAGCGGAAGGTGTCCATGAACTGCGCTCCCTCGCTCTTGCGCCTAATCTCCCCCAGGTCCAGTATCTCAAGTCGGCCCAAGGTATCGCCCTTCAGCCCCAGCCCTTCCATCTGGCGCATTAGAGAGGCCTTGCTCTGCTCCAACGAAATGTAAAGTCCGTTTACGCCATCCCTCTTGGCGTTCATGAAAAGTATATGATAAGCTAGCGATGATTTCATGGTGCCCGCGGCCCCAGCTACGATAACCGCATGACCCTGGGGTATACCCCCGTTGAGATTCTCGTCGAAACCATCAACATAAGTTCGGTATCTCAAACGCTTCGCCGGCGCATTCAACATAGTGCTTCATGATGATTCGTCTTGACGCATAAAACTGTTTCCCATCGCTATCGACTGCTAACGATGATATGAACTTTCATTTCGAGTCTGAAATACGTTCTCACAGCTATGCAAGACGCCAGGGATTCTAGGGTCTAGCCGCGCTGAGTAACCCATGGAAACAATATTCTAAGCCTTTGCCAGGGGCGAAATCTTGATCTATGTGGAAAAAACAGACAACCTTATGATCGCGTGACGCTTCCCTCTAATTACGATGAGGTAATCAGTGACATGAGGCAAGGAAAGATGATTTCAAGCTATTGATACGAAATTGAAAAAGGACTTCTGATTCCCAAGGAATGAAAAATGATTCATAAACGCGGAAAAGGAAAGCAAATTTCAGCCACACTCACCTCATTGAAGAAGATTCAAGTTTTAAAGGACTTGAAATTCGAGCCTCCAAAGTGAAGATGCGTATGCATCACCTGGATCGCAACGTGCACTTCCCTTACAAATCTAAGGACAGACAGGGAGATCGTTCAGGCATTTCTTTTCTTTTTATATTGACCCGTAAAGGGTATGCATGAGAGACAGGCGGCTCCTTCTCCGCTTTCTATACGCCTCGATTCAACTACAGAGCTCAGCGCCTCGTGCACAACACAAAGCGGTTGTGCGGAGCAATGGTGAGAGGTCGTCTCTAAGGTGATTGGACCGGAGGCTAAGGCTCGATAAGCCTCTTTACCTCCTCCACATCAGCCTTAGCTCTGAGCACTTCTCCTGCATGCTTGATGACTGTATCAGGGTCTTTGAGCAGGTTTCCAGTGCATACACAGACCACTCTCTCCTCCCTAGAGATCAGTCCTTCATGACGCAACCTGATCACCCCTGCTATCGAGGCCGCCGAGGCTGGCTCTACCCCGATGCCTTCTTTTTTGCCCAGGAGCTTTTGGGCTTGGATTATCTCTTCATCAGTCACGTCCGTGGCTATGCCGCCGCTTTCATAAATGGCCGTGAGTGCTTTCTTCCCTGAGGCGGGATTGCCTATGCGGATGGCAGTGGCTAAGGTCTCAGGCTGCTCCACGGCCATGAAATCGCGTTTGCCAGCGCGGAAGGCCTGAGCTATAGGATTGGAACCCACGGCCTGCACACCTATGAGCCTGGGCATCTTGTCAATCCATCCTAGCTCCATCCACTCCCTCAAGCCTTTATATATCGCCCAGATGTTGGCAGCATTCCCCACAGGCACCACGATATCATCTGGCACATCAAAGTCCAACTGATCGATTATCTCGAAGGCCAGGGTCTTTTGGCCTTCGGGCCTGAAGGGATTTATGGAGTTAAGAAGGTATAAATGGCCCCTATGCGCCAGCTCCCTGACCACATTGAGCGCTTCGTCGAAGTTGCCCTCCACCGATATGACTTTAGCGCCATAGAACATGGCCTGCGCCAATTTTCCCAATGCCACCTTGCCTGAGGGTAAGAGAACCACGCACCCCAATCCAGCCTTGGCAGCATAGGCTGCAAGTGAGGCCGAGGTGTTGCCAGTGGAGGCGCATCCAACCGTCCGGCATCCGAGCTGCAGGGCTTTGGTGACTCCTACCGTCATCCCTCTATCTTTGAAGGAGCCCGTGGGATTAGCGCCTTCGTACTTTACTCTAAGGCTGCGTATGTCGACCTCCTTGGCCAGGGCGAGGCAGTCGTAGAGCGGCGTCCCTCCCTCTTGGATGGACACCGCCATTGCCTCTGGGACGGGTAGGAAGGGGGCATACCTCCACACTCCCAGTGGACGGCTCCTCAATCTCTCGCATCTCAGCTCCCTGAGCGCTTCCATATCCCATTCCACATTCAGCAGACCGCCGCACCTGGGACAGGAGTCAAGCCTTTCATCCTCTACCTCAAGGCTACAGTCGAAGCACCGGACCATGTATTTCAATTCCTCCACCTCCTGCTTCCTCGGCCCCAGGTGGTCACCCATGTACTACACCCTATCCCCTTCTGCAGATATACCTCTCTAACGGCCCGTGCTATGGCCTCGCCATTGACCTCCTCTCTATCGAAGAATGAGGCCACGCAGGGTCCTGAGCCTCCCAGGAATGAGGCTTTCGCCCCCGCTCTCAAGGCGGCTTCCTCAGCCTCTTTCAGATATGGGACCAAAGGGGCTCTAGCCGGCTCGACCACCTTGTCTCGCAGGCTACGCGCGATGAGTTCCATATCCCTCATGGCCATGCCCACGGCCAGGGCGGATGCATGGCCCACCTGAAAGACCATGCTCTTTAAGGGCACGCTCTGAGGCACCTTCTCCCTGGCCTCCTTGGTTGGGACCTGGACGTCGGGCAGAGCGGCGACGATTCCCAAGGACGATGGGGGTTTGACCCTGATGACATCTAAAGGCTCATACGAGCGGACTATGGTGAATCCACCCAGTAAAGAAGGAGCCACGTTATCCGCATGGAAGCTGCCCGATGAGGCTTCCTCGCCGCAGGCGGCGCAGGCTATCAACTGAATATCGCTTAACGGTTCTTGCAGGAGCAGATTGACGGCGTATGCCCCTCCGGCCGCGGAAGCCCCCGATGAGCCCATGCCACTGCAGGGCCTCACTCCCTTTCTTATCACCAGGTCCACCCCGAAATCGGCTCCAGCCGTCTCTAGCACTCTGGCGGCTGCCACGGCCGCGGTGTTGCGCTTGGGATCGAGTGTGACTGGCCGACCGGTAGCCCATTCCACCTTTCGTACCCTGACTCCTTTATCCTTGCGCTTCTCTGCCGTCACTAAATCGAAAGGCTCTTTCAAGGCTAGCCCGAAAACGTCGAAGCCTGGTCCCACGTTGGCGATGCTAGCGGGCGCCATAACCGTTACCTTTTCCATGGGCATGCTGGCCTATCTCCCTCTGCTGTGGCGCCTCAGACAACGGTCGGCTCTGATAAACCTTTCGTCATCATGCGCAACTGAGATTACTGGCAAGCATCAAATATACGCTTGTCCATGCCTCGAGGCGATATGAGCGATTACACTGTCATAGGCGCTCGGATAGAGTCTGGTACCACCTCCGAGATCCTTTCTCGCCTGCGCTCATTCCCTTTAGGAAGAGTATTGGCGTTGGATGCAAACATGGTATGCGGAAAGGAGCATCTGGACACGGCTATTGAGCATGCATTCCGCGCTTTTAGGCAAAATGCCAATTGTGCCAATGACCTATTGATGGAGATCATGCTTTATGCCTCTGGCGAGAGGCAGATATCCAAAGCGCAAGAGAAGATGTCCCTGAAGGAAGGAGGCGCAGAGATCGCCTTGGTGGTGATAGGCGCAGACCCCTTGGAGGTAGTCAGGATGTTAAAGTTAAGGAGAGATGATGAAGTGCTGCTATGTGACGAGACCAAACTCAAGCGCTTTGGCATCTCCCCTAAAGAGATAGGGGCTGTGCCTCGTGACAAGGCGCTTGACCTGGTGCTGGAGAAGGTGGCCTTCGTAGATGTACTGAAACATTGAGGCTAGGGCTTGGATATTGAAGAGAGAAATCAGGACCAAAGACTTATGTCATTGTTGCTGGATATTCTTCGGTTCAGCGATGGTCAAGAGGATGGAATGCCTGCGATTCGGAGCTGAGGGTCATTGAGCGGGGATCTCCTGAAGCAGATCCAGCTCACTAGACAGCTGGAGCAGAAGACGAAAGAGGCGGCAAAGAACCGCAAGGAAGCTGAGGAGCGCCTGGCCGAGGCCGAGAGAGCGGTAGCTTCGCTGAAATCCTACGATACCCGCTCTGTAGCGGTTGAGAAAACCTTGGAGGAGGCCAACCAGTCCTTCCAACAGAAGGACTACAAGATGACTCTCTCGCTGGCAGAGAGATGCATAAAGGGGGTAGAAGAGGCAAAGAAGGATAAGATAGCATCCATCATCAACTCCTCTGAAACGCTGCTGGCTCTATTCGAGGATAAGCGCAAAGGGGAAGAGGTGAGCGGTTCACTCCGCACCGCAAAAGATCTGCTTGGACAGGGGAAATTAGAAGAGGCTTTGGCCCGGGCCAGAGAGTCATGGGATGCGAGTGAGCGCTTGGCTAACTCCCTTCTGGCGGACATGTTCTCCACCGCCCAATCACAGGTGCTCATAGCTGAGCGCCTTAAGCTGGACATGAGTGGACAAAGGCAGATGCTGGCTCACGCGCGACAATGCCTGGATGCCAATGACTTCGGGGGGTGTGTGGCTCAATTACGCAACTGCATGAGCATGACCGCTACCGCTTTGCAAAATCACCTCGCATCCAGGATGGAGGCCATGGCCAGTGCCGAGCAACAAGCCCTTCAATTGGGAGTGGATTTCTCCAGGCCGCGAGAGACTCTGGCAAAAACTAAAGCATATGCTGAGAAAGGGGATTTTGAGCACGCCTTCAGCACCTTAGGCATCGCGGAGAGCGAGGTGCGGTCCTTGATCTCCAATGGGTTGCTGAATCGCTTCGAGCAGCTGAAGGAACGGGCGGAAACCTTGAGAGCGATGGGAATGGAGGTCGAGCAGCTGCTGGGTATCATTTCCCAGGGAAGGGAGATGGCCCTCAATGATAGGAATGCCGAAGGGCTGGAGTGGTGGAATGCCGCGGAAAAGCTGGCCCGTTCCATGGAAACGGAGAAACTGGTGGAGCTCGTCTCTCGTCTGCGCGGGCGCCTGCTTATAGCCAAGAGGACGAATTCGAATCTGACCGAGGTATTGGATGCCTTGGCTAAGGCCCGCAGCACTCTAAATCAGGGTGATTTTCGCTCTGCCGTATCTCAGGTGCAAAAGGCCGAGGAAAAGTTGGAGAAATTGCTTGAAGGATATCGCGAGATGGAGTCAGAGCTGACCCGCACCAGGTCCCTGATGACCGCTGCCATCGATCTCAGGTTAAATATAACTGAGGCCAAGAGCAAGGTGGATTCCTCGCGCCTATCAGCCTTGAGGAGAGATTTCTCCTCTGCCATAAAACAGCTGAAAGAAGCGCAGGAGATAATCCATCAGGCCATACAGGCTCATATCGGCCAGGATATAATGAAGGCTGAGATGCGGGTGACCTCTGCCCTCAAGATAGGAGCTGAGGTGTCGGAGGAATCGGCCTTGCTCGAAGACATCATCGCACGCGCCAAAGCCGGGCGCTATGCAGGCCTTCGGGAAGAGTTGGATGAGTGCATGCAAAAGGTGGAGGCCAAGATGCGGGTCGTAGCGGAGAGAACGGTCAGCGAAGCCCGCAGCCTGCTCGAGACATATGAAGGACCGATAGACATAACCCCGCACCGCAGGTCCCTTCAGATGGCCGCTGAGGCATTGAAAGAGGGACAGGCATTACGCGCCTATGAGCTGGCCAACAGCGCGATGGCTATGGTGAAGAGGGACGAGAACGATGCTTTGCAGAGGAGGCTTGATGAGGCCAGGCACCTGCTATCCATAACCAAGGATATGGGATGCGAGAGCTCGACGCTAAATGATAAGCTACAAAGGGCCGAGGAATTGCGAAACGGCGGGAAGGTGGGGGAGGGGTTGCGGCTGGCGGCTGAGGTAGTGCAGTTCGCCCGTAGCATCGTCAAGGATGAGGTCACGCGTCAGCTGGCTCAAATAACCAGGGGGATAAGCTCTGCAAGAAGGAACGGCATAGAAGTGCTACCCGCGGAGCGTCTGGCGGAGGAGTCTTCTCGGGCCCTCATCAGCGGGGACCTGCTCAAAGGCTATTCCCTCATGAAGGAAGCTTCCTCGACCTTGGAACGGTTGAAGGCGGTACACGCCCGCATTTATGAGCGCATCGTGGAAATTGGGAGCCTGCTGAAAGTGGCTGAGGCTCACCAACTAGATGCCACCTCGCATATGGAGATGCTGACCAAGGCCAAGAAGCTATTCGAGGCAGGAAGGTATGAGGAAGCCTTACCGGCGATAGCCAAGACCTTCGTGGAGACGGAGAAGTTGGTCGCGCCTTTCCTCGCTCCCCAGAAAGCTCAAGAAGCTCAGGGCATCATCGATATCGCAAAGCGGCTGGGTTATGAGATGTCAGCTCCCCAAAAGCGCCTGGAACAGGCCAAAAAGATGATCGAGCGACAGGAGTACGCCCAGGCTATGATATCCGTGCGAGAGGTGGAGAAGACGGTCAACTCGGTACTCAGCAAAGGCCTAGAGAGGGAGCTGAATGACATTAAAGAAAAGCTGTTGAAGACTCAGTCCACGGGAACGGATGTCAGTGGCCCGCTATTGATGACGAATAAAGCAGAATCCCTGATGAGAGAGGGAAGGCTGCAAGATGCGCTTCGGGCCTTGGAGCTGGCCAAGGGTGAATTGGACCAGGGATTGATCATCAGCAAGAAGGCGGAGATGGCCATTCAAAAGGCTCAGGCCCTCATAGATGAGGCGAAGTCACTGGGGGTATCGGTAGAAGCTGCAGCTGACTTGCTGCGTCAGGCCTTCAACTACCAGAAGCTGGGACGCCAAGGCATCGCCCATGAGCTGGCCAAGAAGGCAGGAGATCAAGCGGCGGCAGGAGCGGCAGAGGCTCTGCGCAAACGAATTGGAGAAGCGGAGGAGAAATACCAGCTAAAAGGCCTGCAAGGTGTCGATCTAGAAGCCCTCCTACGCAATAGAGAGGAGATGGAAAAGAGGATTGAGGCGCAAAGGATAAGCGAGGCCGCAGCGCAAGTGACCATGTTGGAGAAGGAGCTAGAGAGGCTTTTACTGCAGAAGGAGGCTGCGGCGCAGGCTTTGCACCTGGCCGGGGATAATCTCAGCAGAGCTAGAGAGAAGGGGCTTAAGCTAGAAGAAGAGGAGCGAACCTTTTCCCTCGCCCAGCAGCGCTTTGCAGAGGGAGCCTTTAAGGAAGCTCAAACCCTGGCGAGGAAATGCGGGGAGGAGGTAAAGACAAAGGAGGACGTTTATTGCAGAAGAATGACTGAGCTGAAAGCCCTGGAAGAAGAGCTAGCGCGATTGGAGGGAGAGCATGCGTTCCCCCATCTTAGGGCTTTGACGGAGGAGGCGAGGAAAAGCCTGGAGGCCATGGACTTCGAGGCCGCTAGCCTTCACCTGCACCGAGGGAGGCAAGCGATCAGCGAAGCGCTCGAAGCGATAAAGGCGGAGAGGCTCAGGAGCTTGGAGAACCTGTGCATGGTGGCGGAGGACCTCATGCTCAACCGCAATTCCATCCCTAAGGCAGTCAAGGATGTGCTGCAGCTGCGCGGCTCAGGCGGCTCCCTTGACCCGGAGAAGTTGAGAGAAGCACTGCAGGCCATGAACGAGGTCATGCTCAAAAAACTGTCCGCGAGGATCGAAGCGGTGCAGGAGAGCATTGAAGAGGCGCGGGCCCAAGGCGTCGATGTCACCGCCTCCTCGGAGCTCTTGACCAAGGCTTCTAGCATGCTTTCCGAGAACAAATGGAAAGGTGCGGCCAATTGCATACTGGAAGCAGAGCGCGCCATAGGGGTCCAGGTTGAGGAGCAGCGTCGATACGTAGAAACCCGCATGAAAGTGGAAGCGCGAGTGGAGAACGCTCGACGCAACGGTCTGGACATGGCTGAGGTCGTAGCCCTATACCGTCAAGCGGAAAGCGTCAGAGCGAAGGACCATGCTTTGGCCATGGAGCTCATGGATAAGGCGCTGGCGCTGGCCGAGAAGGAGGCGGAGGAGTTCCTTCCTGACATCGAGGTCTCCCTCCACTTCCATGAGCCGCTGCGGGCGGGCGAATGGTCCAAAGCTGTGCTGGAGCTGAGCAACCAAGCCAAGGCCATGGCCCGCGAGGTGGAAATACATATCGGTGGGGATATGGAGATGCGAGGATTCTCTGCCCTACCCAAATTGAGAGGGGGGGAAAGGGTACGAATTGAGGTGGAGGTGCGCCCCTCCGTGGCGGGAAAAGCTCGCGTGGACTTAAGCCTGGAGTGTCGGCCCGTGCTCTCCAATGACAAGGTAGGGTATGACACCGAGTTCGAGGTCGAGGTTTAATTAGGCGCGATGGAAATGGCTGACCTTCTGAACCTCGTGTATCAATGAACCGTCCAGGATCTTTCTCCTTATCCTCTCGATATCCTGCGACAAGGGCCTGTCCTCTTCTAACGCCGGCACCTCAGAGCGTATGAGATTATATGCTGCGGCTACGCCCCTGCCAGGTGCGAACTTGGCGAACTCTAGTCCTTGGGCGGCGCACAGCAGCTCGATGGCGATTATGCGCTCCGTATTATGCACCATGTCCATGAGCCTCAGGGCACCTACCGCTCCCATGGAATTGTAGTCCTCTTGATTGGCCGAGGTAGGCAGGGAATCAGCGCTAGAGGGGAAGCATCTGCCTTTGGATTCGGAAACCAGGGAAGCGGCGGTGTACTGAGCTATCATCATCCCCGAACCCAAGCCCTTCTCCTTAGTGAGAAAGTGCGGCAGGTGGGAAAGCTTACCGTCCACAAGCCGGGCGATACGGCGCTCGGCAAAAGCGCCGATGACGTGCACCGCCAAGGCCATGTGGTCTATGGGAAGGGCTATGGGCATGCCATGGAAATTGCCTCCTGACACTATTTCCCCATCCTCCATGACCAAGGGGTTATCGTTAGCGCTGTTCATCTCCACTTCTATGGCGCGCTTGGCATATAGTAGCGCATCGAGGCAGGCTCCTAGGACTTGTGGGGCGCACCTTAGAGTGTAGGCGTCCTGCACCTCATGAGGCACGTGAGCGTGCGATTTGAGTATCTCGCTGCCCTCTAGCAGAGAGCGCATATTGGAGGCTACGAAGCTCGCCCCAAAGTGGGGCCTGGCCTGGAAAAGGCGGGGATCGAAGGAGCGCGCCGTCCCCTTCAGCGCTTCCAGGCTCATGCAAGCCGCCACCTGCGCCGCATCCAGGGCGCGAAGGGCCCGGGCGAGAGAGAGTCCTGCCAAAGCGGTCATCATCTGCGTCCCGTTGATGAGCGCCAGGCCCTCTTTGGCCTCCAGGCATATAGGAAGGAGGCCAGCGGCTCTTAGTGCATCCTCCCCTCTTACCCTCTTCCCCTGATAAAAGGCCTCCCCTTCCCCTATCATCACCAAGGCGATGTGCGCCAAAGGAGCGAGATCCCCACTCGAGCCCACGGACCCTTTAGCCGGGACGACAGGATGCACTCTGGCATTAAGCATATCGAGCAGGAGACGAACCACTTCCAGCCGGATGCCTGAATGCCCTGTGGCGAAGGCATTGGCGCGAAGCAGCATCATGCCCCTCACCACCTCTTCTGGCAATGGGTCGCCCACTCCGCAGGCCGAGCTGCGCACTAGGTTGATCTGCAGTCGCGCTATATCCGCTTCAGGTATGAGGACGTTGCGCAGCTCGCCCACCCCAGTATTGAGTCCGTAGACGACCCGACCGCGCTCTAAGACCTTTTTTACCATCTTGCGCGATTCGATTATGCGCTTTTCCGTCTCCTTGTCCATGAAAGCCTGGGCTGCTCCTTTGGCCACAGCCTCAAGGTCCTCTATGCATAGGCTCTTCCCATCCACCTGCACCCTCATCCACCACACCCAGATGAAGTATGCGAAGCCAGGCTAGAAAATATTGTTGGTTACCGCTATATAGAAGCCTGGAAGCTATTCCAGGAGACGAGGTTTTTAGCTGCAGCAGAGCTTCGCCATCAATTCCTCTCAGGCTGACGACTTCTTAGTCTCCTCAGGATACCTAGAGATGATCAGGCCGCACAGGAATGAACTTGTAGCCATAGTTGATGACACCAGACGGGCCGTCCTCGCCTAGCCTTCTGAGGGTCGCTCGCACCCTCATCCCTATATGCACTTCCTTTGGCTCTACATCTATGATCTGGGAGGTCAGCATCACACCCTCATCCATCCTCACCATGGCCACCACATAAGGTTTGTGTATCTCGAACTGACGCGGCGCGTCATGCACCACGGCGAAGGAAAAAACCTCTCCCTCGCCCTTGAGATTGAAGCATTCCATCTTGCCGATGGATTTACGATGGCACACACCGCAAATCGCCCGCGGTGGGAAGAAGACTTTCCCGCAGTTGCCACAGCGGACGGCCTTAAGATTGTAGCGTGAAGGGTTTTCCCGCCAGAATCTCGCAATAGCCATCATGCCACCTCCAAGAGACTCACTACCACGGTCGCCCCTGTGCCCCCTGCATTCTGCGCCAGTCCCAAGGTGGCATCGGGCACTTGACGGCGACCCGCCTGCCCTCGCAGCTGCTGCACCAGCTCCACTATCTGAGCCACCCCCGTGGCCCCGAAGGGGAAGCCCCTGGCCTTAAGCCCTCCAGAAGTATTCACAGCCACTTTCCCTCCCAGCGAGGTCTCGCCTTCCATCGTAGCCTTACCTCCCATGCCCTTGGGGAAGAAACCAAGGTCCTCGATGGCCAGTATCTCAGCGATGGTGAAATTGTCGTGCACCTCCGCTACTTGCACCTGATCTGGAGTGCGCTGCGCCTGGCGGAAGGCTCTCTCCGCGGCCAGTTGGGTCGCGCGGAAGGAGGTGATGGTGGGGCGAGAATGCAGCGCCAAGGTATCCGAGGCCTGCGCTGAGGCCAGCACCCGAATGGGCTTGGAGGTGTAGCTGCGCGCCATGTCCATAGGGCAGAGGACGACCGCAGCCGCGCCGTCAGACAAGGGAGCGCAGTCGAAGAGCCCCAAAGGCTCAGCCACGGGTGGAGACTTGAGCACAGTGGCGAGATCTATCTCCCGCTGGAATTGAGCATTGGGATTGAGAGCACCATGCTTATGATTCTTGACCGCCACCTGGGCGATCTGCTCTCGTGTGGTGCCATACTCATGCATATGGCGCCGGGCTATCATGGCGAAGAGCGATGCCAAAGTGGCTCCGAAGACCACCTCCCACTGCTGGTCAGCAGCGGAGGATTGGATCTCCGTGGCCATTACGTCCCCCACATCGGTCATCTTCTCTGCCCCTCCC
The genomic region above belongs to Methanomassiliicoccales archaeon and contains:
- a CDS encoding thiolase domain-containing protein — encoded protein: MRDVAIIGIGETKFGELWDLSFRDLGMQAGLAAVADAKLAAEEIDALYVGNMSAGRFIEQEHVAALIADYSGLARDHIPATRIEAAGASGGLAFRQGYMAVASGVHDIVVVGGAEKMTDVGDVMATEIQSSAADQQWEVVFGATLASLFAMIARRHMHEYGTTREQIAQVAVKNHKHGALNPNAQFQREIDLATVLKSPPVAEPLGLFDCAPLSDGAAAVVLCPMDMARSYTSKPIRVLASAQASDTLALHSRPTITSFRATQLAAERAFRQAQRTPDQVQVAEVHDNFTIAEILAIEDLGFFPKGMGGKATMEGETSLGGKVAVNTSGGLKARGFPFGATGVAQIVELVQQLRGQAGRRQVPDATLGLAQNAGGTGATVVVSLLEVA